In the Leptospira sp. WS4.C2 genome, one interval contains:
- the pgsW gene encoding poly-gamma-glutamate system protein — MTKIYWSPWKHSRIALFLLAILGILGLLLIETCKVKKEQSYFKKKLHAAKLAERGFQILKPELLKYKKPDYKELDPTNSGFIGEFLTPVTSNSGSLSAKQTSINPNFAAVMIQFLKKAKLEEGDTVAVAVSGSFPALNICLFAALDTLKLKPIIISSASASQFGANHPQMLWLDMERELVESGIFSFKSSYASLGGIQDKAMGISKEGKDLLGRALQRNHIKLLDPLHFDDSIEKRMKLYDELSGGKPIKLFVNVGGGTTILGTNLGKQVFKNGLITDLPEEVHVPNSVIKSFLEREVPVINFIQIESLARKFGLPQTPKKVPKPGEGRVFYSEEYSPILYLSVFLFLLVGLYGVTRLGWGENQEDRHLPKSLRAR; from the coding sequence ATGACTAAGATTTATTGGTCGCCGTGGAAACATTCCCGGATCGCACTCTTTCTATTAGCAATTTTGGGAATCTTAGGTCTTTTGTTAATCGAAACTTGTAAGGTAAAAAAGGAACAATCCTATTTCAAAAAAAAACTCCATGCGGCAAAACTTGCCGAACGTGGATTCCAAATTTTAAAACCCGAACTTCTAAAATATAAAAAACCAGATTATAAAGAATTAGATCCAACCAATTCTGGATTCATCGGAGAATTTCTAACACCCGTTACAAGCAATAGTGGGTCTCTATCAGCGAAACAAACATCCATCAATCCAAACTTCGCTGCCGTTATGATCCAATTTCTAAAAAAAGCAAAATTGGAAGAAGGTGATACGGTGGCAGTGGCCGTATCAGGATCTTTTCCGGCACTCAATATCTGTTTATTTGCAGCGTTAGATACCTTAAAACTCAAACCCATCATTATCTCCAGTGCTTCCGCATCACAATTTGGTGCCAACCATCCACAAATGCTTTGGTTGGATATGGAAAGAGAACTTGTAGAATCAGGAATTTTTTCGTTTAAGTCTAGTTATGCGTCTCTTGGGGGAATTCAGGATAAAGCCATGGGAATTTCCAAAGAAGGTAAGGATCTTTTAGGTCGCGCTTTACAAAGAAATCATATAAAACTATTGGATCCCCTCCACTTTGACGACTCCATTGAAAAACGAATGAAATTGTATGATGAGTTATCCGGTGGAAAACCAATCAAATTATTTGTGAATGTAGGCGGCGGCACAACTATACTAGGAACTAACTTAGGAAAACAAGTTTTCAAAAATGGCCTCATCACCGACTTACCGGAAGAAGTTCATGTTCCCAATTCGGTAATCAAATCTTTCTTAGAACGTGAAGTTCCCGTCATCAACTTCATCCAAATTGAATCACTTGCCAGAAAATTTGGCCTACCCCAAACACCCAAAAAAGTTCCGAAACCAGGAGAAGGTCGGGTTTTTTATTCAGAAGAATACAGTCCCATACTCTATCTTTCCGTTTTCCTTTTTCTCCTAGTTGGATTGTATGGTGTTACGAGGCTTGGTTGGGGCGAAAACCAGGAAGACCGCCACCTTCCCAAATCACTTCGGGCCCGGTGA
- the pgsC gene encoding poly-gamma-glutamate biosynthesis protein PgsC produces MNEILPLSIGLSLVVSLVFSELFGILGTGLVVPGYLAMSLNHPKDIALTFLIALLSYICVELLSNFLLIFGKRKIVFILLFGYFFGYLLNYQILPDIDISYLSEVRGIGFIIPGLIAVWYERQGVLETTSVLILAAIFVKILLIFILGTELETL; encoded by the coding sequence ATGAATGAAATTCTTCCACTTTCTATTGGACTGAGTCTTGTTGTTAGTTTAGTATTTTCGGAATTGTTTGGTATTCTTGGAACTGGCCTCGTTGTACCGGGGTATTTGGCAATGTCGTTAAATCATCCAAAGGACATTGCCCTAACCTTTCTGATTGCATTACTTTCCTATATTTGTGTAGAACTATTATCTAATTTTTTACTTATTTTTGGGAAAAGAAAAATCGTCTTTATTCTGTTATTCGGCTATTTTTTCGGATACCTACTCAACTACCAAATCCTTCCAGATATAGATATTTCTTATCTTTCAGAAGTAAGAGGAATCGGATTTATCATTCCAGGTCTGATTGCTGTTTGGTATGAAAGACAAGGTGTATTAGAAACAACATCTGTACTTATCCTTGCCGCTATATTCGTAAAAATTCTTTTGATTTTCATCTTGGGAACAGAGTTAGAAACATTATGA
- the pgsB gene encoding poly-gamma-glutamate synthase PgsB — MKPNAFLFFLIILVLILYYTFEYFLHNRTLKKFKHRIHVNGTRGKSSVTRLIRAGLSATGMSVFAKTTGSMARMIFPDGTEESISRFGKPSILEQIKILKKAERMGADIVVLECMALEPRYQWASEGQILKSDIGVITNIREDHLEVMGPDLVDVAKSLLSGCPVKGILVTGPTEFESLILEVCNDRSSKALLIQEESVQTITDEEMAKFSYWEHKENVYLALKVCELLGVDRKKALESMWKVNPDPGALSVSPIHFFGKEFIYANAMAANDPDSTKLIWSSVIERYPQYNKRFILFHTREDRPERSHQLTKEFANWEGYEAVILIGSSTSLAFKYLKSYSKKDIPIFVWEHLSLDEIFESLLSILPKQSMVFGIGNIVGLGMDLSLYLKNRSEQTNE, encoded by the coding sequence ATGAAACCAAACGCTTTTCTTTTTTTCCTCATTATTCTTGTTTTAATACTTTATTATACTTTTGAATATTTCCTACACAATCGTACCTTAAAAAAGTTTAAACACCGAATCCATGTAAATGGAACCAGAGGAAAGTCTAGTGTAACAAGACTTATACGAGCAGGACTTTCCGCCACAGGTATGTCCGTTTTCGCAAAAACAACGGGAAGTATGGCGAGAATGATTTTTCCAGACGGAACCGAAGAGTCTATATCTCGATTTGGCAAGCCATCTATTTTAGAACAAATTAAAATTCTAAAAAAGGCCGAACGGATGGGTGCAGATATCGTTGTTTTAGAATGTATGGCCTTAGAACCGCGTTACCAATGGGCCAGTGAAGGACAAATTTTAAAATCAGACATTGGAGTGATTACAAACATCAGAGAGGACCACTTGGAAGTGATGGGGCCCGATTTAGTCGATGTCGCCAAGTCATTATTGTCTGGTTGTCCAGTGAAAGGAATCCTTGTTACTGGACCTACGGAATTTGAATCCTTGATCCTTGAGGTTTGTAACGATCGCAGTTCAAAAGCTTTATTAATCCAAGAAGAATCAGTGCAAACCATTACAGATGAAGAGATGGCGAAGTTTTCTTATTGGGAACATAAAGAGAATGTATACCTCGCTCTTAAGGTCTGCGAATTACTAGGAGTGGATCGAAAAAAAGCACTGGAATCAATGTGGAAAGTAAATCCAGATCCAGGAGCTCTCTCAGTATCGCCGATCCATTTTTTTGGAAAGGAATTTATTTATGCAAATGCTATGGCAGCAAATGACCCCGATAGCACAAAACTGATTTGGTCATCAGTCATTGAAAGATACCCGCAATACAACAAACGATTCATCTTATTCCATACAAGAGAAGATAGACCAGAACGAAGCCATCAATTGACCAAAGAGTTTGCTAATTGGGAAGGATACGAAGCAGTCATTTTGATTGGATCTTCCACTTCTCTTGCGTTTAAATATCTAAAGTCTTATTCCAAAAAAGACATACCTATCTTTGTATGGGAACATTTAAGTTTAGATGAAATTTTTGAATCTTTACTTTCTATTCTACCAAAACAATCTATGGTTTTTGGGATTGGAAATATAGTGGGACTCGGAATGGATTTATCTTTATATCTGAAAAACAGGTCGGAACAAACGAATGAATGA